A single region of the Rathayibacter rathayi genome encodes:
- a CDS encoding DNA/RNA non-specific endonuclease — MVAKTQHETWQVYEATDHGFDQVKNLLGELNSILNNVGSLAVGQGRSYAAGSFAFALQTLSGLTGGMLDYCRENRQVASDGWDVLFSGYVDDVEAEQERQRKEDALWGVLWDGIQVVEGVLILAVGVVGTPFSAGATLALAALGGSLIVGGVNSAIDHASIAATGEGLNLVGMASDQVAHWYDVTVMRPAVESGSWAGQLVAGVGSGVGQMVSGAAQMNLRDTGRGIEALLFDEDVRNQALQQVTTLVDQVREGNPVVIGQIVGNILPGAVALKVAKTSGLLSRADKFADFAKPIITNPSRTTSALDWLKNHLGAGGVTVSDVFEPSIRPADAIDGSTVKSRGGGERESGTPGEKTEVLDPFDPDRKGALLPNVRYRASAPDTTHNYVAETNADGLIERVIVETLHVKPTGRPRFKHDPNTPGKLPTDDAGHLIADVFDGSPELDNLVSQATALNRGAGSKWRAMERDWEDALRDVPPRAVTDIEIKVLYDGGKRPISLDVTYKIDGKPGGRNFPNTIPNID, encoded by the coding sequence GTGGTTGCGAAAACTCAGCATGAGACGTGGCAGGTGTATGAGGCTACGGATCATGGGTTCGACCAGGTCAAGAATCTTCTCGGTGAGCTGAACAGTATCCTGAATAATGTTGGGAGTCTCGCTGTTGGGCAAGGGCGCTCGTACGCGGCGGGGAGTTTCGCTTTCGCGTTGCAGACGTTGAGCGGGTTGACCGGGGGGATGCTGGATTACTGTCGGGAGAACCGGCAGGTCGCGTCCGACGGGTGGGACGTCTTGTTTTCTGGGTATGTCGATGATGTTGAGGCTGAACAGGAACGGCAGCGGAAAGAGGATGCTCTGTGGGGGGTGCTGTGGGACGGGATTCAGGTCGTTGAGGGTGTGTTGATTCTCGCGGTTGGTGTGGTGGGTACGCCGTTCAGCGCGGGTGCGACGTTGGCGTTGGCGGCGCTGGGTGGGTCGCTGATCGTGGGGGGTGTGAATAGCGCGATTGATCACGCGTCGATCGCGGCTACTGGTGAGGGGTTGAATCTGGTCGGGATGGCCAGCGATCAGGTGGCCCACTGGTATGACGTCACTGTGATGCGGCCGGCGGTTGAGTCCGGGTCATGGGCGGGGCAGCTCGTTGCTGGTGTTGGGTCTGGCGTGGGGCAGATGGTCAGCGGTGCGGCGCAGATGAATCTGCGTGACACTGGGCGGGGGATCGAGGCTCTCCTGTTCGATGAGGATGTGCGTAACCAAGCGTTGCAGCAGGTCACGACGCTCGTTGACCAGGTCCGCGAGGGAAACCCAGTGGTGATCGGACAGATCGTCGGGAACATCCTGCCCGGAGCGGTGGCGTTGAAAGTCGCGAAAACGAGCGGACTTCTGAGCCGGGCTGACAAATTCGCTGACTTCGCGAAACCCATCATCACGAACCCGAGCAGGACCACCAGCGCCCTGGACTGGCTCAAGAACCACCTCGGCGCGGGAGGGGTGACCGTCAGCGACGTATTCGAGCCGTCAATACGGCCAGCAGACGCGATTGACGGGTCGACCGTAAAGTCGCGTGGTGGAGGCGAGCGAGAGTCTGGTACTCCTGGCGAGAAGACAGAGGTTCTGGATCCCTTTGATCCGGACCGTAAGGGTGCGCTGCTTCCCAACGTGAGATATCGTGCGAGTGCACCCGACACGACCCACAACTACGTGGCCGAAACGAACGCTGACGGTCTGATCGAGCGGGTCATCGTCGAGACCCTCCATGTGAAGCCCACCGGCCGCCCTCGCTTCAAGCATGACCCGAACACGCCAGGTAAGCTCCCCACGGATGACGCGGGTCACCTGATCGCGGATGTCTTCGACGGCAGCCCAGAACTCGACAACCTCGTCAGCCAAGCAACAGCTCTCAATCGCGGTGCGGGCTCGAAATGGAGGGCAATGGAACGCGACTGGGAAGATGCTCTCCGTGACGTACCACCACGCGCCGTCACTGATATCGAGATCAAGGTTCTCTACGACGGCGGCAAACGACCAATAAGTTTGGATGTCACATATAAAATCGACGGCAAACCTGGTGGCAGAAATTTCCCAAACACCATACCAAATATCGATTAG
- a CDS encoding DUF6301 family protein, with translation MSDFTRLDADQLHPIIEAFRALKWPATRADIMSVAERLHWEITSDRESGIDLLAALPLSDNRVNVLLSDECVLKVNIPVSDRVRNLDNDLEPDLRSSFRAIVDDVNVILDGGKTKTPGMRQYHWDFDDSSRLAVENFGAKIVLQVLSPHWANVEREEERQGLDPSRPFDDHQESDI, from the coding sequence ATGAGCGATTTCACACGGCTGGACGCCGACCAGCTACACCCGATAATCGAGGCTTTTCGAGCACTAAAATGGCCTGCTACGAGAGCGGATATAATGTCGGTAGCCGAAAGGCTTCATTGGGAGATTACTTCAGACCGAGAAAGTGGCATTGATCTGCTTGCTGCGCTGCCCCTGAGTGATAACCGGGTCAACGTGCTCTTGAGCGATGAATGCGTTCTAAAAGTCAACATCCCAGTCTCAGACAGAGTACGAAATCTAGATAACGATCTGGAACCTGATCTGAGGTCAAGCTTCCGCGCGATCGTTGACGACGTCAACGTCATCCTCGACGGCGGGAAGACGAAGACTCCTGGTATGCGTCAATACCACTGGGATTTCGACGATTCAAGCCGCCTCGCAGTAGAGAATTTTGGTGCAAAGATCGTCCTTCAAGTCTTGTCACCACACTGGGCGAATGTTGAGCGCGAAGAGGAGCGCCAGGGGCTTGATCCCTCACGTCCGTTCGATGACCATCAAGAGTCCGACATCTGA
- a CDS encoding HNH/ENDO VII family nuclease, with protein sequence MFSGYVDDVEAEQERQRKEDALWGVLWDGIQVVEGVLILAVGVVGTPFSAGATLALAALGGSLIVGGVNSAIDHASIASTGEGLNLVGMVSDQVAHWYDVTVMRPAVESGSWAGQLVAGVGSGVGQMISGAAQMNLRDTGRGIEALLFDEDVRNQALQQVTTLVDQVRAGNPVVIGQIVGNILPGAVALKVAKTSGLLGRADKFADFGKPVITNPSRTTSALDWLKNHLGAGGVTVGDVFEPTIRPADAIDGSTVKSYSVDQPGGSNAPGPVKYPTGRLPKRGIPNSFGYDSDGVRLPYANSRPDYAPGQVKEVWNATREKQLLDIEGGEVGAPPSLPGPDQLWVKNKSGDWKLIEWRPGEPRAGLWDMGHLPEAKYAKLRNRYLSHQITKEEFLDEYHDVEKYQVEDPGRNRSHIDEYIDE encoded by the coding sequence TTGTTCTCTGGGTATGTCGATGATGTTGAAGCTGAACAGGAACGGCAGCGGAAAGAGGATGCCCTGTGGGGGGTGCTGTGGGACGGGATTCAGGTCGTTGAGGGTGTGTTGATTCTCGCGGTTGGTGTGGTGGGTACGCCGTTCAGCGCGGGTGCGACGTTGGCGTTGGCGGCGTTGGGTGGGTCGCTGATCGTGGGGGGTGTGAATAGCGCGATTGATCACGCGTCGATCGCGTCGACTGGTGAGGGGTTGAATCTGGTCGGGATGGTCAGCGATCAGGTGGCCCACTGGTATGACGTCACTGTGATGCGGCCGGCGGTTGAGTCCGGGTCGTGGGCGGGGCAGCTCGTTGCTGGTGTTGGGTCTGGCGTGGGGCAGATGATCAGCGGTGCGGCGCAGATGAATCTGCGTGACACTGGGCGTGGGATCGAGGCCCTCCTGTTCGATGAGGATGTGCGTAACCAAGCGTTGCAGCAGGTCACGACGCTCGTTGACCAGGTCCGAGCGGGAAACCCGGTGGTGATCGGACAGATCGTGGGGAACATCCTGCCCGGAGCGGTGGCGTTGAAAGTCGCGAAAACGAGCGGACTTCTGGGCCGGGCTGACAAGTTCGCTGACTTCGGGAAGCCCGTCATCACGAACCCGAGCAGGACCACCAGCGCACTGGACTGGCTCAAGAACCACCTCGGCGCGGGAGGGGTGACCGTCGGCGACGTATTCGAGCCGACCATACGACCAGCAGACGCGATTGACGGGTCGACCGTGAAGTCGTATTCTGTCGACCAGCCGGGCGGTAGTAATGCTCCGGGTCCGGTGAAGTATCCGACTGGCCGGTTGCCGAAGCGTGGTATACCGAACTCTTTCGGGTATGATTCTGACGGGGTTCGTCTTCCCTACGCGAATAGTCGCCCTGATTACGCGCCCGGACAAGTCAAAGAGGTGTGGAACGCTACCCGGGAGAAACAATTGCTCGACATTGAGGGCGGCGAAGTGGGGGCGCCGCCGAGTCTTCCGGGGCCGGATCAGCTCTGGGTCAAAAACAAGTCAGGCGACTGGAAACTCATCGAGTGGCGACCCGGAGAACCCCGCGCTGGCCTCTGGGACATGGGACACCTCCCTGAGGCTAAATATGCCAAACTTCGAAATCGGTACCTCAGTCATCAGATTACGAAGGAAGAATTCTTGGATGAATATCACGACGTGGAGAAGTATCAGGTTGAAGATCCGGGCAGAAACCGGTCGCATATCGATGAATATATCGATGAATAG